From Micromonospora rifamycinica, a single genomic window includes:
- a CDS encoding diacylglycerol kinase family protein, protein MLAVTPDDHPAVGPVAVLANPTAGRGRHRGLLPRILDGLAAAGRPVELLTADTPAAAEQACHAAVAAGASALVTVGGDGTVHRALQAVAGTSVPFGPVPAGTGNDFAADTGFPADPLAAVALIVAALRTGRTHPVDLARMSAGTGPERWYGAVLAAGFDAVVNERANRMRWPRGPRRYDLAILVELARLRPRRYTLRLDGVEHRFDGVLVAVGNCASYGGGMRVCPAADPTDGLLDVVVGGRFDRRTLIRVKPRIYAGTHVAHPLVRSYRAGTVELAAEGITTYADGERSLDLPVRISAVPRAVRLLR, encoded by the coding sequence GTGCTCGCCGTGACCCCAGACGATCACCCGGCGGTCGGCCCGGTCGCCGTGCTCGCCAACCCGACTGCCGGCCGGGGCCGGCACCGGGGGCTGCTGCCCCGGATCCTCGACGGCCTGGCCGCCGCCGGCCGTCCGGTGGAACTGCTCACCGCGGACACCCCGGCCGCCGCCGAGCAGGCCTGCCACGCGGCGGTCGCCGCCGGGGCGTCCGCGCTGGTCACGGTCGGTGGCGACGGCACTGTCCACCGGGCCCTCCAGGCGGTCGCCGGCACCTCGGTGCCGTTCGGCCCGGTGCCGGCGGGCACCGGCAACGACTTCGCCGCCGACACCGGGTTCCCGGCCGATCCGCTCGCCGCCGTCGCGCTGATCGTCGCCGCGCTGCGGACCGGCCGTACCCACCCAGTCGACCTGGCCCGGATGTCCGCCGGCACCGGCCCCGAGCGTTGGTACGGGGCGGTCCTCGCCGCCGGTTTCGACGCGGTCGTCAACGAGCGCGCCAACCGGATGCGCTGGCCCCGTGGACCCCGCCGGTACGACCTGGCCATCCTCGTCGAGCTGGCCCGGTTGCGGCCACGCCGGTACACGCTGCGCCTCGACGGGGTGGAACACCGGTTCGACGGGGTGCTGGTCGCGGTGGGCAACTGCGCCAGTTACGGCGGTGGGATGCGGGTCTGCCCGGCTGCCGACCCCACCGACGGGTTGTTGGACGTGGTGGTCGGCGGCCGCTTCGACCGGCGTACCCTGATCCGGGTCAAACCGCGCATCTACGCCGGCACGCACGTGGCGCATCCGCTGGTGCGCAGTTACCGGGCCGGCACGGTGGAGCTGGCGGCCGAGGGCATCACCACCTACGCCGACGGCGAGCGCTCCCTCGACCTGCCGGTACGGATCAGCGCGGTGCCCCGGGCGGTGCGTCTGCTGCGCTGA
- a CDS encoding HAD family hydrolase encodes MPDHAEPRDAPDGIANATRAGASRRPVEAVLFDFHGTLAQVEQAHDWVVAAAASCGVSLERMRATALADRLLTAGRAGGPLPARVPPGLAELWADRDLYEHAHRAAYTGLAETVDAGIEGFAEALYERVLVPDGWVPYPDTGPVLTALRDAGIKVAVVSNIGFDIRGHFAAWGLAELVDAYALSYEVGRCKPDPGIFLRACGMLRVDPERTLMVGDTPADAGAVAAGCGVLVLPAAGPGRPSGLGAVLDLALPAP; translated from the coding sequence GTGCCGGATCACGCCGAACCGCGCGACGCCCCTGACGGCATCGCGAACGCCACCCGAGCGGGCGCGTCCCGCCGCCCCGTGGAGGCGGTGCTCTTCGACTTCCACGGCACCCTCGCCCAGGTCGAGCAGGCCCACGACTGGGTGGTGGCCGCCGCGGCCTCCTGCGGGGTGAGCCTGGAGCGGATGCGCGCCACCGCGCTGGCCGACCGGCTGCTCACCGCCGGGCGGGCCGGCGGCCCCCTGCCGGCCCGGGTACCGCCCGGCCTGGCCGAGCTGTGGGCCGACCGGGATCTCTACGAGCACGCCCACCGGGCCGCCTACACCGGGCTGGCCGAGACGGTGGACGCCGGGATCGAGGGCTTCGCCGAGGCGCTCTACGAACGGGTGCTGGTGCCCGACGGCTGGGTTCCCTACCCGGACACCGGGCCGGTGCTGACCGCACTGCGGGACGCCGGGATCAAGGTGGCCGTGGTGAGCAACATCGGCTTCGACATCCGCGGGCACTTCGCGGCCTGGGGGCTGGCCGAGCTGGTCGACGCGTACGCGCTGTCGTACGAGGTGGGCCGGTGCAAGCCCGACCCGGGCATCTTCCTGCGGGCCTGCGGCATGCTCCGGGTGGACCCGGAGCGGACCCTGATGGTCGGCGACACCCCCGCCGACGCGGGCGCGGTCGCCGCGGGCTGCGGCGTGCTGGTACTGCCGGCCGCCGGCCCGGGACGCCCCAGCGGCCTCGGCGCCGTGCTCGACCTGGCCCTGCCCGCCCCGTGA
- a CDS encoding TraR/DksA family transcriptional regulator, whose product MTTELQDQAEQHRLTMLRQTLTDQFAVQTARLTELTADTGDPAEAHTRAALLAATRQSLDHLAGALRRLAEGSYGRCERCQVAIPAERLEVLPQARFCVPCQQRTGG is encoded by the coding sequence ATGACCACCGAGCTGCAGGACCAGGCCGAACAGCATCGGCTGACCATGCTCCGCCAGACCCTCACCGACCAGTTCGCGGTGCAGACGGCCCGGTTGACCGAGCTGACCGCCGACACCGGCGACCCGGCCGAGGCGCACACCAGGGCGGCGCTGCTCGCGGCCACCCGGCAGAGCCTCGACCACCTGGCCGGTGCCCTGCGGCGGCTCGCCGAGGGTAGTTACGGCCGCTGCGAGCGTTGCCAGGTGGCGATCCCGGCCGAGCGGCTGGAGGTGCTGCCCCAGGCCCGCTTCTGCGTGCCCTGCCAGCAGCGGACCGGGGGCTGA
- a CDS encoding EamA family transporter, with product MTAPSGRAASVGLVLGGALSVHFGSAVAALLFPRVGVPGTVTLRLAIGAVLMLLVCRPRLRGHDRADWLAVGAFGLALAGMNSVFYQAIERIPLGPAVTLEVLGPLTLSVLTARRWTAWCWAGLALAGVALLGQGGFDRLHPAGAGLALGAGALWAAYIVCSARVGGRFPRADGLALALALAALLTLPFGLADAGARLWQPGAVALGAGLALLASVLPYTLELLALRRLATSTFAVLMSLGPALAALAGWLILGQDLHPVEVLAIGLVVVASIGAVRAAAPRAGAPPDGGPTPQPGAPLSAADAPPGAPR from the coding sequence GTGACCGCCCCGTCCGGTCGGGCGGCGTCGGTCGGGCTGGTGCTGGGCGGGGCGCTGTCGGTGCACTTCGGCTCGGCCGTCGCCGCGCTGCTCTTCCCCCGGGTCGGGGTTCCCGGCACGGTCACCCTACGGCTGGCCATCGGGGCGGTGCTGATGCTCCTGGTGTGCCGGCCCCGGCTGCGCGGGCACGACCGGGCCGACTGGCTCGCCGTCGGCGCGTTCGGGCTGGCGCTGGCCGGGATGAACTCGGTCTTCTACCAGGCCATCGAACGGATCCCGCTCGGCCCGGCGGTGACCCTGGAGGTGCTCGGGCCGCTCACCCTGTCGGTGCTGACCGCCCGCCGGTGGACCGCCTGGTGCTGGGCGGGGCTCGCGCTGGCCGGGGTCGCCCTGCTGGGCCAGGGCGGATTCGACCGGCTGCACCCGGCCGGCGCGGGCCTGGCGCTCGGGGCGGGCGCGCTGTGGGCGGCGTACATCGTCTGCTCCGCGCGGGTCGGCGGCCGGTTCCCCCGCGCCGACGGGCTGGCCCTGGCCCTCGCCCTCGCCGCCCTGCTCACCCTGCCGTTCGGGTTGGCCGACGCCGGGGCGCGGCTGTGGCAGCCGGGAGCGGTGGCGCTCGGTGCCGGGCTGGCGCTGCTCGCCTCGGTGCTGCCGTACACCCTGGAGCTGCTGGCGCTGCGTCGACTGGCCACCTCGACCTTCGCGGTGCTGATGAGCCTGGGGCCGGCGCTCGCCGCGCTCGCCGGCTGGCTGATCCTCGGTCAGGACCTGCACCCGGTCGAGGTGCTGGCGATCGGCCTGGTGGTCGTCGCCAGCATCGGCGCCGTCCGGGCCGCCGCCCCCCGTGCCGGTGCACCGCCGGACGGTGGTCCGACGCCGCAGCCGGGTGCGCCGCTCAGCGCAGCAGACGCACCGCCCGGGGCACCGCGCTGA
- a CDS encoding 5'-3' exonuclease yields MADQPPILLIDAPSLYFRAYFGVPESAAKAEDGQPVNAVRGFLDMLAQLVRTRRPDRMVCALDHDWRPAWRVELLPSYKAHRVAPAGGEEVPDTLSPQVPVILDVLAAIGITAVGATGYEADDVLGTLSVTQPGPVEVVSGDRDLFQLVDDAREVRLLYVGRGVAKLDDCDDAAVRARYGVPADRYADFAALRGDPSDGLPGVPGVGEKTAARLIDRYGDLPGILTALDDPGSGFAPGLRAKLDGARDYLAVAPKVVRVATDVPLPTLSTALPAAPADPDRLLELAQRWNLAGSCRRLVDALAGHP; encoded by the coding sequence GTGGCAGACCAACCCCCGATCCTGCTGATCGACGCCCCCAGCCTCTACTTCCGGGCCTACTTCGGCGTGCCCGAGTCGGCCGCGAAGGCCGAGGACGGTCAGCCGGTCAACGCCGTGCGCGGCTTCCTCGACATGCTCGCCCAGCTCGTCCGCACCCGCCGGCCCGACCGGATGGTCTGCGCGCTCGACCACGACTGGCGGCCCGCCTGGCGGGTGGAGCTGCTGCCGTCGTACAAGGCGCACCGGGTCGCCCCGGCCGGCGGCGAGGAGGTGCCGGACACCCTCTCCCCGCAGGTGCCGGTGATCCTCGACGTGCTGGCCGCGATCGGCATCACCGCCGTCGGCGCCACCGGCTACGAGGCCGACGACGTGCTGGGCACCCTGTCGGTCACCCAGCCCGGCCCGGTGGAGGTGGTCTCCGGCGACCGGGACCTCTTCCAGCTCGTCGACGACGCCCGGGAGGTCCGGCTGCTCTACGTCGGGCGCGGGGTGGCCAAGCTCGACGACTGCGACGACGCGGCGGTCCGGGCCCGCTACGGCGTACCCGCCGACCGGTACGCCGACTTCGCCGCCCTGCGCGGCGACCCGAGCGACGGACTGCCCGGGGTGCCCGGGGTGGGCGAGAAGACCGCGGCCCGGCTGATCGACCGCTACGGCGACCTGCCCGGCATCCTCACCGCGCTCGACGACCCCGGCTCCGGGTTCGCCCCGGGGCTACGGGCCAAGCTCGACGGCGCCCGGGACTACCTGGCGGTGGCCCCGAAGGTGGTCCGGGTCGCCACCGACGTGCCGCTGCCGACGCTGTCCACCGCCCTGCCGGCCGCGCCCGCCGACCCCGACCGGCTCCTCGAACTGGCCCAGCGGTGGAACCTGGCCGGATCGTGCCGCCGGCTGGTCGACGCCCTCGCCGGGCACCCGTGA
- a CDS encoding SDR family oxidoreductase, whose amino-acid sequence MQINGAVALVTGANRGIGRQFASQLLDRGARVYATARRPELVDLPGATVLALDITDPASVAAAAEAAPDVNLLINNAGVTTATDLVGGDLAEVRRELDTHFWGTLSVIRAFAAQLGDGAILNVLSALSWFAHPGSGAYSVAKAAEWSLTNSVRLELAAQRTLVTGLHMGAVDTDMMAGYDIPKLDPADVARQALDAIEADRIEVLADGTAVAVKASLAADPADFYFPARR is encoded by the coding sequence ATGCAGATCAACGGAGCAGTCGCCCTGGTCACCGGGGCCAATCGCGGCATCGGCCGACAGTTCGCGAGCCAGTTGCTCGACCGCGGCGCACGGGTGTACGCCACCGCCCGCCGCCCGGAGCTGGTCGACCTGCCGGGCGCCACGGTGCTGGCACTCGACATCACCGATCCCGCCTCGGTGGCGGCCGCCGCCGAGGCCGCCCCGGACGTGAACCTCCTGATCAACAATGCCGGGGTGACCACCGCCACCGACCTGGTCGGCGGGGACCTCGCCGAGGTCCGGCGCGAGCTGGACACGCACTTCTGGGGCACGCTGTCGGTGATCCGCGCGTTCGCCGCGCAGCTCGGCGACGGGGCCATCCTCAACGTGCTCTCGGCCCTGTCGTGGTTCGCGCACCCCGGCAGCGGCGCCTACTCGGTGGCCAAGGCGGCCGAGTGGAGCCTGACCAACAGCGTGCGGCTCGAGCTGGCCGCGCAGCGGACCCTGGTGACCGGCCTGCACATGGGCGCGGTCGACACCGACATGATGGCCGGCTACGACATTCCCAAGCTCGACCCGGCCGACGTGGCACGGCAGGCGCTCGACGCGATCGAGGCGGACCGGATCGAGGTGCTGGCCGACGGGACGGCCGTCGCGGTGAAGGCGTCCCTGGCCGCCGACCCGGCCGACTTCTACTTCCCGGCCCGGCGCTAG
- a CDS encoding DEAD/DEAH box helicase produces the protein MSSPAERYAASRRRAAQAAQFPALEEFALDLGFELDDFQREACESLERGSGVLVCAPTGAGKTVVGEFAVHLALRGTPTTPTTATTAADGSATPPARRKCFYTTPIKALSNQKYHDLVQRYGAAQVGLLTGDNAINGDAPVVVMTTEVLRNMLYAGSATLTGLAYVVMDEVHYLADRFRGGVWEEVIIHLPSSVTLVSLSATVSNAEEFADWLVTVRGETAVVVSEHRPVPLWQHMLVGRRMFDLFHDADAARKHDVHPELLRYTREQVRRLELGEGRSAGPGGGRRGPRWRGPMRPDIVDRLDREGLLPAILFIFSRAGCAAAVQQCLAAGLRLTSAEERAEIRRVVESRVTAIPGEDLTVLGYWEWLDGLERGLAAHHAGMLPVFKEVVEELFVRGLVKAVFATETLALGINMPARCVVLERLVKFNGEAHVDLTPGEYTQLTGRAGRRGIDVEGHAVVVWSPETDPRQVAGLASTRTYPLRSSFRPSYNMAVNLVGSVGADPARALLESSFAQFQADRSVVGLARQVQRNTETIEAYGAEAACHQGDFDEYFALRVAIADRERAIARQGQTQRKAAAVAALERLRVGDVIRVPSGRRAGLAVVLDPATGGFGEPRPLVLTQDRWAGRVSPGDFTTPAEVLARIRVPKHFNHRSPGARRDLAAEVSAIGLDRHGGRRGGRSRQATGEDHRLSQLRTELRRHPCHACPEREEHARWAERRRRLERDTEELRERVSGRTGSLARTFDRIVALLTARGYLSADGGVTAAGRMLGRIWTEADLLVAECLRRGVWDGLSPSELAAAVSVVVFEARRDTDERASLPRGPVADAVDETLKLWSEIEADEAQRGLTATREPDFGFAWPIYRWARGETLAKVLASGHQIEGEMPAGDFVRWARQVADLLGQLADSGGASTELRATARQAIVAVNRGVLAHYTSA, from the coding sequence ATGTCGAGCCCAGCCGAGCGGTACGCCGCGTCCCGCCGTCGGGCCGCCCAGGCCGCCCAGTTCCCGGCCCTGGAAGAGTTCGCGCTCGACCTGGGTTTCGAGCTCGACGACTTCCAGCGGGAGGCGTGCGAGTCCCTGGAGCGGGGCAGCGGGGTGCTGGTCTGCGCCCCGACCGGGGCGGGCAAGACGGTGGTCGGCGAGTTCGCCGTGCACCTGGCGCTGCGGGGCACGCCCACCACGCCCACCACGGCCACCACGGCGGCCGACGGGTCGGCGACCCCGCCGGCCCGGCGCAAGTGCTTCTACACCACGCCGATCAAGGCGCTGTCCAACCAGAAGTACCACGACCTGGTGCAGCGGTACGGTGCCGCGCAGGTCGGCCTGCTCACCGGCGACAACGCGATCAACGGGGACGCCCCGGTGGTGGTGATGACCACCGAGGTGCTGCGCAACATGCTCTACGCCGGCTCGGCGACGCTGACCGGGCTGGCCTACGTGGTGATGGACGAGGTGCACTACCTCGCCGACCGGTTCCGGGGCGGGGTGTGGGAAGAGGTGATCATCCACCTGCCCTCCTCGGTCACCCTGGTCTCGCTGTCCGCGACGGTCTCCAACGCCGAGGAGTTCGCCGACTGGCTGGTCACCGTGCGCGGCGAGACGGCGGTGGTGGTCAGCGAGCACCGGCCGGTGCCGCTGTGGCAGCACATGCTGGTCGGCCGGCGGATGTTCGACCTGTTCCACGACGCCGACGCGGCCCGCAAGCACGACGTGCACCCGGAGCTGCTGCGCTACACCCGGGAGCAGGTCCGCCGGCTGGAGCTGGGGGAGGGGCGCAGCGCCGGTCCCGGCGGCGGCCGGCGGGGGCCGCGGTGGCGCGGGCCGATGCGCCCCGACATCGTCGACCGGCTCGACCGGGAGGGGCTGCTCCCGGCGATCCTGTTCATCTTCAGCCGGGCCGGCTGCGCCGCGGCCGTGCAGCAGTGCCTCGCCGCCGGCCTGCGGCTGACCTCGGCGGAGGAGCGGGCCGAGATCCGCCGGGTGGTGGAGTCCCGGGTCACCGCGATTCCCGGTGAGGACCTGACCGTCCTGGGCTACTGGGAGTGGCTCGACGGGTTGGAGCGCGGCCTGGCCGCCCACCACGCCGGGATGCTGCCGGTGTTCAAGGAGGTCGTCGAGGAGCTGTTCGTCCGGGGCCTGGTCAAGGCGGTCTTCGCCACCGAGACGTTGGCGCTGGGCATCAACATGCCGGCCCGCTGCGTGGTGCTGGAGCGGTTGGTGAAGTTCAACGGCGAGGCGCACGTCGACCTCACCCCGGGGGAGTACACGCAGCTCACCGGGCGGGCCGGCCGGCGGGGCATCGACGTCGAGGGGCACGCCGTGGTGGTCTGGTCGCCGGAGACCGACCCCCGGCAGGTGGCCGGGCTGGCCTCGACCCGCACCTATCCGCTGCGGTCGAGTTTCCGGCCGTCGTACAACATGGCGGTCAACCTGGTCGGCAGCGTCGGGGCCGACCCGGCCCGCGCCCTGCTGGAGTCGTCGTTCGCCCAGTTCCAGGCGGACCGGTCGGTGGTCGGGCTGGCCCGGCAGGTGCAGCGCAACACCGAGACCATCGAGGCGTACGGCGCCGAGGCGGCCTGCCACCAGGGAGACTTCGACGAGTACTTCGCATTGCGGGTCGCCATCGCCGACCGGGAGCGGGCCATCGCCCGGCAGGGGCAGACCCAGCGCAAGGCGGCCGCGGTGGCCGCGTTGGAGCGGCTGCGGGTCGGCGACGTGATCCGGGTGCCCTCGGGGCGGCGGGCCGGTCTCGCGGTCGTCCTCGACCCGGCCACCGGCGGGTTCGGCGAGCCCCGGCCGCTGGTGCTCACCCAGGACCGTTGGGCCGGCCGGGTCAGCCCCGGCGACTTCACCACCCCGGCCGAGGTGCTCGCCCGGATCCGGGTGCCGAAGCACTTCAACCACCGTTCCCCGGGCGCCCGGCGGGATCTGGCCGCCGAGGTCAGTGCCATCGGGCTGGACCGGCACGGTGGGCGTCGGGGCGGGCGGTCCCGGCAGGCGACCGGCGAGGACCACCGGCTCAGCCAGCTCCGCACCGAGCTGCGCCGGCACCCCTGCCACGCCTGCCCGGAGCGGGAGGAGCACGCCCGCTGGGCGGAGCGACGCCGCCGGTTGGAGCGGGACACCGAGGAGCTGCGCGAGCGGGTCTCCGGGCGTACCGGTTCGCTGGCCCGGACCTTCGACCGGATCGTGGCGCTGTTGACCGCCCGGGGTTACCTGTCCGCCGACGGTGGGGTCACCGCCGCCGGGCGGATGCTCGGCCGGATCTGGACCGAGGCGGACCTGCTGGTCGCGGAGTGTCTGCGGCGGGGCGTCTGGGACGGGCTGTCCCCGTCGGAGTTGGCCGCGGCCGTCTCGGTGGTGGTCTTCGAGGCCCGCCGGGACACCGACGAGCGGGCGTCGCTGCCGCGCGGCCCGGTCGCCGACGCCGTCGACGAGACGCTCAAGCTGTGGAGCGAGATCGAGGCGGACGAGGCGCAGCGGGGCCTGACTGCGACCCGGGAGCCGGATTTCGGCTTCGCCTGGCCGATCTACCGCTGGGCGCGGGGGGAGACGCTGGCCAAGGTGCTCGCCAGTGGCCACCAGATCGAGGGTGAGATGCCCGCCGGGGACTTCGTCCGGTGGGCCCGGCAGGTGGCCGACCTGCTCGGTCAGCTGGCCGACTCCGGCGGGGCGTCGACCGAGCTGCGGGCCACCGCGCGGCAGGCGATCGTCGCCGTCAACCGGGGTGTGCTGGCTCACTACACCTCGGCCTGA
- a CDS encoding MerR family transcriptional regulator yields the protein MRIGELAAQAGVSVRALRYYEEQGLLASTRSPHGQRLYPDHAAERVRLIQNLYAAGLTSTTIARLLPCVDAGVATPESRALLAAERDRVDAQIAALIRTRERLDAVIAHSESPVPGCGHG from the coding sequence GTGCGTATCGGTGAGCTGGCCGCGCAGGCCGGGGTCAGCGTCCGGGCCCTGCGCTACTACGAGGAGCAGGGCCTGCTGGCGTCGACCCGCAGCCCACACGGGCAGCGGCTCTACCCCGACCACGCAGCCGAGCGCGTCCGCCTGATCCAGAACCTCTACGCGGCCGGCCTGACCAGCACCACCATCGCCCGACTGCTGCCCTGCGTCGACGCGGGGGTCGCCACTCCCGAGTCGCGGGCGCTGCTGGCCGCCGAGCGGGACCGGGTCGACGCACAGATCGCCGCACTGATCCGGACCCGCGAGCGACTCGACGCGGTGATCGCCCACAGCGAGAGCCCCGTCCCCGGCTGCGGCCACGGCTAG
- a CDS encoding DUF4037 domain-containing protein, giving the protein MEFVPGLVLCRRFHDEVVAPLLADRLPGLRYSAALLDGGSELLGLDTERSTDHDWGPRAQVFVADPAAVAPVRAAVADLPPWFLGRPTRFLGWPTARVGVPDVAGDRTGVEVAVWRDWLRGRLGFDPAVAVTGDDWLAVPTQRLAELTGGAVFHDGLHGAVGAVRATLAWYPDDVWRHVLAAGWTRVGQAEHLVGRCAEVGDALGSRLVAARVARDLMRLGLLLHRRWPPYDKWLGSVFAVLPDAAPVVAALADVLGPGDWPARQGGLVRALETVAGWSNATGLAAPVEPTVRPFHGRPFLVLDAPRLAAALRAAIVDPVLRDRPLVGAVDQYVDSVDVLTHPDRVRRVSAVVAG; this is encoded by the coding sequence ATGGAGTTCGTGCCCGGCCTGGTGCTGTGCCGCCGTTTCCACGACGAGGTCGTCGCGCCGCTGCTGGCGGACCGGCTGCCCGGCCTGCGGTACTCCGCCGCTCTGCTCGACGGGGGTTCGGAGCTGCTGGGCCTGGACACCGAACGCTCCACCGACCACGACTGGGGGCCGCGGGCCCAGGTCTTCGTGGCCGACCCGGCGGCGGTGGCACCGGTCCGCGCGGCGGTGGCCGACCTGCCGCCGTGGTTCCTGGGCCGGCCCACCCGGTTCCTCGGCTGGCCGACCGCCCGGGTGGGGGTGCCCGACGTCGCCGGTGACCGCACCGGGGTGGAGGTGGCCGTCTGGCGGGACTGGCTGCGCGGCCGGCTGGGGTTCGACCCCGCCGTCGCCGTCACCGGCGACGACTGGCTCGCCGTGCCGACGCAGCGGCTGGCCGAGCTGACCGGCGGTGCGGTCTTCCACGACGGCCTGCACGGCGCGGTCGGCGCGGTCCGGGCCACCCTGGCCTGGTATCCGGACGACGTGTGGCGGCACGTGCTGGCCGCCGGGTGGACCCGGGTGGGGCAGGCCGAGCATCTCGTCGGGCGGTGCGCGGAGGTGGGGGACGCGTTGGGCAGCCGGTTGGTGGCCGCCCGGGTGGCCCGCGACCTGATGCGCCTCGGCCTGCTGCTGCACCGGCGGTGGCCGCCGTACGACAAGTGGCTCGGCAGCGTGTTCGCTGTGCTGCCGGACGCCGCGCCGGTGGTGGCGGCGCTGGCGGACGTGCTCGGGCCGGGTGACTGGCCGGCCCGGCAGGGCGGGCTGGTCCGGGCGCTGGAGACGGTCGCCGGGTGGTCCAACGCCACCGGGCTGGCCGCGCCGGTCGAGCCCACCGTCCGGCCCTTCCACGGGCGGCCCTTCCTGGTGCTCGACGCGCCCCGCCTGGCCGCCGCGCTGCGGGCCGCGATCGTCGACCCCGTGCTGCGGGACCGCCCCCTGGTCGGCGCGGTGGACCAGTACGTCGACAGCGTGGACGTGCTGACCCACCCCGACCGGGTCCGCCGGGTCTCGGCGGTCGTCGCCGGCTGA
- a CDS encoding MHYT domain-containing protein codes for MAEINHFEYGWITPALSYALSVLGSFLGLVCAGRIRTATGSGQRFWWGLLAAWAIGGTAIWAMHFMAMLGFAVTGTRIRYDVPLTAASTVIAVSAVGIGLAIVGTGRLSAVKVLGGGLFTGIGVAAMHYTGMAAMRLNGDLAYDGTRVGLSVVIAVVAATVALWLAMTVRRGLAIAGSALVMGVAVNGMHFTGMSALSVHLHERRGELTGAGVSTLLVPIVLAVILVVVGLVYALLAAPTDDDRAAAAYLQARQVSAPVVEPETAPDPVGLRSRSTTLGRPGTPFPSRRDVPPPPQR; via the coding sequence GTGGCGGAGATCAATCACTTTGAGTACGGGTGGATCACACCGGCGCTGAGTTACGCGCTGTCCGTGCTCGGTTCGTTCCTGGGACTGGTCTGCGCCGGGCGGATCCGCACCGCCACCGGTTCCGGTCAGCGCTTCTGGTGGGGGCTGCTGGCCGCCTGGGCGATCGGTGGCACCGCGATCTGGGCGATGCACTTCATGGCCATGCTCGGGTTCGCGGTCACCGGCACCCGGATCCGGTACGACGTGCCGCTCACCGCCGCCAGCACGGTGATCGCCGTCAGCGCGGTCGGAATCGGTCTGGCCATCGTCGGCACCGGCCGGCTCAGCGCCGTGAAGGTCCTCGGCGGTGGCCTGTTCACCGGCATCGGCGTCGCCGCCATGCACTACACCGGGATGGCCGCGATGCGGCTCAACGGCGATCTGGCCTACGACGGCACCCGGGTGGGGTTGTCGGTGGTCATCGCCGTCGTGGCGGCCACCGTGGCGCTGTGGCTGGCGATGACCGTCCGCCGGGGGCTGGCGATCGCCGGCTCGGCCCTGGTGATGGGGGTCGCCGTCAACGGCATGCACTTCACCGGGATGAGCGCCCTGTCGGTGCACCTGCACGAGCGGCGCGGCGAGCTGACCGGTGCGGGGGTGAGCACGCTGCTGGTGCCGATCGTCCTCGCGGTGATCCTGGTGGTGGTCGGGCTGGTCTACGCGCTGCTCGCCGCCCCCACCGACGACGACCGGGCCGCCGCCGCGTACCTGCAGGCCCGGCAGGTCAGCGCGCCGGTGGTCGAGCCGGAGACCGCCCCGGACCCGGTGGGCCTGCGCAGCCGGTCGACGACGCTCGGCCGGCCGGGCACGCCGTTCCCGTCCCGTCGGGACGTCCCGCCCCCGCCGCAGCGCTGA